TTTTCAATATCTTGAATTTTCTTTTCACCACAACTCGTGCAGATATAAGCTGCTTTTTTAAGTGCAGATTTTATTTTCGTTGCAATAACAACAATTCCTTCAAATTCTATCAATTTTCCAATGGTGCTGCTTTTAACATCTTCTATTGTATAAATTTGCTTTTTTTCCGATAAATTAAATTTTTCAGGTATATTTTTAACTGTTATTACAATGTCTGGTTTCTCTGTTTTTATCGCATAGTATGCATCACTATAACACTCTTCGAGGAGTTCGATTCCCTCATTTGGGAATTCTTCTAAAAACTCAACGAAGTCAATAACACCGTGTTTATAGATATTATCTAAATCTATAGCTATTTTCCTTTTTTCAGAGATAATATCTTGAAAATTCAACGTTTTTAGACATTCTGTAAGTTTTGGTCGAATATTTTGAAGTCGTTTATCATCCATATTTTTCCACAAATAATGCTGGTACCTCTCACTTATGTTTTCATTACTATATAAATTTTAAAAATTAATTTCGAAAGTTAAAATTTACTGATTTAAAATTAAATAATACTTTAAAAACGCCCCAAAAGTTTAAAAAACAGTTTTTAACTATTTTTAATAAAATGTAAGAAATATATAATCGAAAATCCAATATTATAATGTGGGAGGCGATATAATGGATTTTGAAAGGGCACTAAAGTTCCCGATGGACGATCCGGATTGGATCAAAAAAGTTGTTATCGGTGCAGTATTATCTATAATTCCGATAGTCAGTTTTATTTCAATTGGTTATGTTATGGAACTTCTTAAAAACATAATTGATTCAAAAGAAGAACTTCCAGAATGGTCTGGATTTGGCGGTAAATTTGTAAAAGGGCTAGTTGCAGCCATTATTAGTTTCATATATATGTTAATACCTATGATTATAATGGCCATATTTGGTTTCTCATCAGCAATGACAATGGCTAGTGGAAGCGATGCAGCAATTGCAGGTGGTATTGTTGGTTTTGGTATTACAATGCTCATAGTATTGTTGATAATGCTTGTAATTGGATTTATTATTCCAATGGCTTATGCAAATTATGTTGCATATGGTGAATTTGGAGCAGCATTTAGGTTTTCCGAAATATTTGAAAAAATAAAGGCAAATTTTTCAGACTATATTGTATTATACTTGATAGTAATTGTTACAAGTGTAATCGTTGGATTTATAGCATCTATAATTCCTATTTTGGGATTTATAATTGCATTATTCTTGAGTTTTTACCTTTATTTGGCATACGCATATATTTTAGGTAATATCTACATCGAATAATTCAAATAAATAACATATTTTCTTTTTTTAAAATTTTAAAAATAGTTTTAATTTAGATTTTCTAGTTTTTCAGACCAGATTTTTAAATATTCTTCAAAATTTTTAGAATCTTCATTAATTTTTTTAGGCTTAATTTTTGGAATATCTATATCAAAATCAAGTTTCATCGTGGCGTTACAAAACTCCTCGTAATCGATTTCAACTTCTGGAATAAGCCCTCTTTTATTATCCACATTTACATTTAATTTATTCACGCTAATC
Above is a genomic segment from Methanococcus maripaludis containing:
- a CDS encoding DUF4013 domain-containing protein — protein: MDFERALKFPMDDPDWIKKVVIGAVLSIIPIVSFISIGYVMELLKNIIDSKEELPEWSGFGGKFVKGLVAAIISFIYMLIPMIIMAIFGFSSAMTMASGSDAAIAGGIVGFGITMLIVLLIMLVIGFIIPMAYANYVAYGEFGAAFRFSEIFEKIKANFSDYIVLYLIVIVTSVIVGFIASIIPILGFIIALFLSFYLYLAYAYILGNIYIE